In Marinomonas posidonica IVIA-Po-181, a single window of DNA contains:
- a CDS encoding tripartite tricarboxylate transporter permease gives MIEFLSALDQILSIGHLTYLITGVLVGLVVGIIPGLGGIAGMSLLLPFLYGMEPSVGLGMLMGLVAVIPTGDTFTSVLMGIPGSSSSQATVMDGFPLAKKGQAARALSAAFLSSMIGGVVGAIVLSVFILVARPVVLAFSSAELFMLTLLGLSVVAALSGGNLYKGLAACGFGLLVGTIGGAPATGEFRFTLDIDYLYDGIPLVIVGLGIFALPEIVSLLVKDTAIASSKNTLGHGLGQGFKDVFANLPLVGKSSVFGSLIGAIPGLGGSVVDWMTYSFALNSSKDTSQFGKGEIRGVIAPESANNACASGSMIPTILFGVPGSGSAAVFLGGMLLLGIQPGVSMISTHLDLTYTIIWSLAMANILGAIFCICFTRPISLLTYIKFSILTPIILTLILFAAYQATRSLGDFILLGVVASLGIMMKGANWPRPAFLIGFVLSSGAENYFFQSIQFYGASWFTRPGVIIIAALIVIGFVLPPVLKKRKQAKLADASDAEKAVAPAEEKQTLSFADLAIVGIFAICGGYALFDVWDMAKLTKSFPIIAIAIVLFSVVMVIFKAVREKHQMVAAELTPNLVYIAGFFGIAYGYYLFGFICTTFVFSLVFLRLIAKASYLKSSTIAVCLVIFLVTLGRVMHVDYPEGMFDLYLLDAIRLIV, from the coding sequence ATGATTGAGTTCCTCAGCGCCCTGGATCAAATACTGTCCATTGGCCATCTCACCTACTTGATTACAGGTGTATTGGTTGGCTTAGTCGTGGGAATTATTCCAGGACTCGGCGGTATTGCCGGAATGTCTTTACTCTTGCCTTTTTTATATGGGATGGAACCTTCCGTTGGTCTCGGCATGCTGATGGGACTTGTCGCCGTAATTCCAACAGGGGACACGTTTACCTCTGTTCTAATGGGTATCCCTGGCTCTAGCTCTTCGCAAGCGACTGTCATGGATGGTTTTCCATTAGCGAAAAAAGGACAAGCAGCACGTGCACTTTCAGCCGCCTTCCTATCGTCTATGATAGGTGGCGTTGTGGGTGCCATCGTGCTCAGCGTTTTTATCCTAGTTGCTCGCCCTGTGGTATTAGCCTTCTCTTCCGCCGAACTCTTCATGCTCACTCTACTCGGGTTAAGTGTGGTAGCAGCGCTTTCGGGAGGCAACCTATATAAAGGACTGGCGGCGTGTGGATTTGGTTTGTTGGTTGGCACCATTGGTGGCGCACCAGCAACCGGTGAATTCCGTTTCACCCTAGACATAGATTATTTATACGATGGCATTCCTTTGGTAATCGTTGGTTTGGGTATTTTTGCCCTACCTGAAATTGTCAGTCTATTGGTAAAAGACACTGCTATTGCCTCTTCTAAAAACACGCTAGGACATGGTTTAGGCCAAGGTTTTAAAGATGTCTTTGCGAATTTACCCTTAGTTGGAAAATCGTCCGTTTTTGGTAGTCTAATCGGTGCTATACCAGGCCTTGGCGGCTCTGTTGTCGACTGGATGACGTACAGCTTTGCGTTAAATTCAAGCAAGGACACATCGCAATTCGGTAAAGGGGAAATTCGTGGTGTTATCGCACCTGAATCCGCCAATAATGCCTGTGCATCTGGCAGTATGATCCCAACCATTTTGTTTGGTGTACCTGGCTCAGGTTCCGCAGCCGTATTCTTGGGTGGTATGCTGTTATTAGGCATTCAGCCTGGCGTGTCAATGATTTCCACGCACCTTGACCTGACGTACACTATTATCTGGTCATTGGCGATGGCAAACATTTTGGGTGCCATTTTCTGTATTTGCTTTACCCGCCCGATTTCATTGTTAACTTACATCAAGTTTTCGATTTTAACGCCAATCATCTTAACCCTTATTCTGTTTGCCGCTTATCAGGCGACACGCAGCTTGGGTGACTTCATTCTGTTAGGTGTCGTTGCCAGTCTTGGTATTATGATGAAAGGCGCAAATTGGCCTCGTCCTGCTTTCTTAATTGGTTTTGTATTGTCTTCAGGTGCTGAAAACTACTTTTTCCAGAGTATTCAATTCTACGGCGCCTCTTGGTTTACTCGTCCAGGTGTCATCATTATTGCAGCACTGATTGTGATCGGCTTTGTTTTGCCACCCGTTCTGAAAAAACGTAAGCAAGCGAAGCTAGCAGACGCCAGCGACGCTGAAAAAGCGGTTGCGCCAGCAGAGGAAAAACAAACTCTATCATTTGCTGATCTAGCGATTGTGGGTATTTTTGCGATTTGTGGTGGCTATGCTTTGTTTGATGTTTGGGATATGGCAAAACTGACGAAATCCTTTCCCATCATTGCCATTGCGATTGTACTGTTCTCCGTTGTCATGGTGATCTTTAAAGCCGTTCGAGAAAAACATCAAATGGTCGCAGCAGAATTAACACCAAATCTCGTCTATATAGCAGGCTTCTTTGGTATTGCTTACGGTTATTACTTATTCGGCTTTATTTGCACCACCTTTGTGTTTTCTTTGGTGTTTTTGAGACTGATAGCAAAAGCCTCTTATTTAAAATCTTCCACCATTGCCGTTTGCTTGGTCATCTTCTTAGTTACTCTGGGTCGTGTTATGCACGTCGACTACCCAGAAGGTATGTTCGACCTATATCTATTAGATGCCATTCGTTTGATTGTTTAA
- a CDS encoding glutathione S-transferase N-terminal domain-containing protein has translation MKLLIKCIRNLLGGIIALIDLVTRGRKMKRSAEQQTKINEETKQLALYQFFACPFCIKTRRAIYKLNLPIEKRNAAEGSPHREDLFTGGGRIKVPCLRIEENDKVEWLYESSDIIQYLEKRFS, from the coding sequence ATGAAATTATTAATCAAATGTATCCGTAACTTGCTTGGGGGCATCATCGCCCTAATCGACCTTGTTACACGCGGACGTAAAATGAAACGTTCAGCAGAACAACAAACAAAGATAAACGAAGAGACAAAACAATTGGCTCTGTATCAATTCTTTGCCTGTCCTTTCTGCATCAAAACTCGTCGCGCTATTTACAAGCTCAACCTTCCGATTGAAAAGCGTAATGCGGCAGAGGGATCACCACATCGTGAGGATTTATTCACTGGTGGCGGCCGAATCAAGGTACCGTGCTTACGCATTGAAGAAAATGATAAAGTGGAATGGCTATACGAGTCGTCAGATATTATTCAATACTTGGAAAAACGCTTTTCATAA
- a CDS encoding alanine/glycine:cation symporter family protein, which yields MQAFIDFLNGIIWSPALIYLCLGAGLFYSIMTRFAQVRHFKEMWTLLFNGNPSEKGISSFQALAVSLSGRVGTGNIAGVAAAIGFGGPGAVFWMWVVAFLGASTAYAESTLGQIYKVSENGQYRGGPAYYFERCLGWRWLGVLFALSSIIACGIFLPGIQANSVGNAVTQVFGEGTMVTSSFGEVGSTKLVALAVILVVLAFIIFGGIKRIANFTQVIVPFMAFGYIIMALIIVFLNLDKVPGIFGLIISDAFTAQAGFGAAIGWGVKRGVYSNEAGQGTGPHAAAAAEVQHPAQQGLVQAFSVYIDTLFICTATALMILITQQYNVQGALAEGQFIVQNVDPSTIIASPAFTQMALASVFGHTGSAFVGVALFFFAFTTILAYYYIAETNVAYLRRALKINIPLTLVKLLIMFMVAYGTVNTAGYIWNLGDVGVGLMAWLNIVGILLIFFMAKPTMKALRDYEQQKANGVKDYTFDPKSLGIKGADFWEKRFEKQQADKETNK from the coding sequence ATGCAAGCATTCATTGATTTCCTAAACGGGATCATTTGGAGCCCAGCCTTAATTTATCTCTGTCTTGGCGCAGGTCTTTTCTACTCAATCATGACGCGTTTTGCGCAAGTTCGTCATTTCAAAGAAATGTGGACTTTGTTGTTCAACGGCAATCCGTCAGAAAAAGGTATTTCATCTTTCCAAGCATTAGCCGTATCTCTGTCTGGCCGTGTCGGTACAGGTAACATTGCTGGCGTTGCTGCCGCAATCGGTTTCGGTGGCCCTGGTGCGGTTTTCTGGATGTGGGTTGTGGCTTTCCTAGGCGCCAGTACTGCTTACGCAGAATCTACTCTAGGTCAAATCTACAAAGTCAGCGAAAATGGTCAGTACCGTGGTGGCCCAGCTTACTACTTTGAACGTTGTCTTGGTTGGCGTTGGTTGGGCGTATTGTTTGCCCTATCGTCTATCATCGCTTGTGGTATTTTCTTACCAGGCATTCAAGCCAACTCGGTGGGCAACGCAGTCACTCAAGTATTTGGTGAAGGCACTATGGTCACCAGTTCTTTCGGTGAAGTCGGTTCAACTAAGTTAGTTGCACTTGCTGTGATTCTTGTCGTATTGGCTTTCATCATTTTTGGTGGCATTAAGCGAATCGCGAACTTCACTCAAGTCATCGTGCCTTTCATGGCATTTGGTTACATCATCATGGCTTTGATCATTGTATTCTTAAACCTTGATAAAGTGCCCGGCATTTTTGGACTGATCATCTCGGACGCCTTTACCGCTCAGGCCGGTTTCGGTGCTGCCATTGGTTGGGGGGTAAAACGTGGTGTTTACTCTAACGAAGCAGGTCAAGGTACTGGTCCACATGCTGCCGCGGCTGCAGAAGTTCAGCACCCGGCACAGCAAGGTCTAGTACAAGCGTTCTCGGTTTACATTGATACTCTGTTTATTTGTACCGCAACGGCTTTGATGATTTTAATCACTCAGCAATACAACGTACAAGGCGCACTAGCAGAAGGTCAATTCATCGTACAAAACGTTGATCCATCTACCATCATTGCGTCTCCAGCCTTTACTCAAATGGCACTAGCAAGTGTGTTTGGCCATACTGGGTCAGCGTTTGTTGGAGTGGCCTTGTTCTTCTTTGCGTTTACGACGATTTTGGCTTACTACTACATTGCTGAAACCAATGTGGCTTACCTACGCCGTGCATTGAAAATCAATATTCCACTGACCTTAGTGAAACTGTTAATCATGTTCATGGTCGCTTACGGTACGGTTAACACAGCCGGTTACATCTGGAACCTTGGTGATGTTGGTGTTGGCTTAATGGCCTGGTTGAACATTGTTGGTATCTTGTTGATTTTCTTTATGGCGAAACCGACCATGAAAGCATTGAGAGATTACGAACAACAAAAAGCTAATGGTGTTAAAGATTATACTTTCGACCCCAAATCCCTTGGTATCAAAGGGGCTGATTTCTGGGAAAAACGTTTCGAGAAGCAACAAGCCGATAAAGAAACGAATAAGTAA
- a CDS encoding L-lactate permease, protein MPILLSALPILLLIWAMTKRRSVPSHFALPATALLVAVIQYGYFEADGRLMLANSMAGIMSVLTPISIVAGAILLNRVLFYSGAEAILSRWLRSVSHNKVAQLMIIGWAFAFMIEGASGFGTPAAIAAPILIGLGFPVLPVAILTLTMNSIPVSFGAVGTPIWFGLSGLSLTQSTLSEVAQQTAMLNMLAAFVVPVIALRFVIPWREIWSNLGFIVLSILSCTVPYVLVAQWNLEFPALIGGAVGLVLSVILATHGVGLKTPPNDQNIEKSLDSIEVLKALSPFVLLIVILLLTRLPNLGVKAWLNSTMPMWQWTVAIGEFEVSQSLVIGWHEILGTDISWQYKSLYVPALIPFVLVVLVCVPLFRMSSRQVILAIGETGGRLRLPCVSLIGALVMVNLMMQGETSSPMFLLAQTFAQALGESWAYTAALLGALGSFFSGSATVSNLTFGGIQLGIAESVGLPVSLVLALQSAGAAMGNMVCINNIIAVSTIAGIRNKEGVIIKRTLWPMLAYALVAGLYSYAYLWLY, encoded by the coding sequence ATGCCAATTCTGCTGTCTGCATTGCCAATATTGTTATTGATTTGGGCAATGACTAAGCGTCGCTCCGTACCCTCTCATTTTGCTTTGCCAGCCACAGCCTTGTTAGTGGCGGTGATTCAATATGGCTATTTTGAAGCCGATGGACGTTTAATGTTGGCAAATAGTATGGCTGGCATAATGTCTGTTCTTACCCCTATATCTATTGTGGCGGGTGCTATTTTACTGAATCGGGTGTTGTTTTATTCTGGCGCAGAGGCGATTTTGAGTCGTTGGCTGAGGAGCGTGAGTCACAATAAAGTGGCACAATTGATGATCATAGGTTGGGCATTTGCCTTTATGATTGAAGGTGCATCTGGTTTTGGTACACCAGCGGCGATTGCTGCGCCTATTTTGATTGGTTTGGGCTTTCCTGTTTTGCCTGTTGCCATTCTTACTTTGACGATGAACTCCATCCCCGTGTCTTTTGGAGCGGTTGGTACGCCAATCTGGTTTGGCCTATCTGGTTTGTCTTTAACACAATCTACTTTGAGCGAAGTGGCTCAGCAAACCGCCATGCTGAATATGTTGGCTGCTTTTGTTGTGCCGGTAATTGCCTTACGCTTTGTGATCCCTTGGCGAGAAATTTGGTCTAACTTGGGATTTATTGTATTAAGCATTTTGTCCTGTACCGTTCCTTATGTGCTGGTGGCTCAATGGAATCTCGAATTTCCAGCTCTGATTGGCGGAGCCGTTGGATTAGTTTTGAGTGTCATTTTGGCGACTCATGGAGTGGGGTTAAAAACGCCGCCTAATGATCAGAATATTGAGAAATCATTAGATTCAATAGAAGTGCTGAAAGCCTTATCACCATTTGTTTTGCTGATTGTCATTCTACTGCTAACTCGTCTCCCTAATTTAGGAGTAAAAGCTTGGTTAAACTCAACGATGCCAATGTGGCAATGGACAGTGGCGATTGGGGAGTTTGAGGTGAGCCAATCTTTGGTGATAGGGTGGCATGAAATTTTAGGAACAGACATAAGTTGGCAATACAAAAGCTTATATGTCCCAGCTTTGATTCCATTTGTCTTAGTGGTATTGGTTTGTGTGCCTTTGTTTCGCATGTCTTCTCGGCAGGTCATCTTAGCAATAGGTGAAACAGGCGGACGATTACGACTTCCTTGTGTGTCACTGATTGGTGCATTAGTGATGGTGAATTTAATGATGCAAGGGGAAACATCGTCCCCCATGTTTCTACTTGCTCAGACGTTTGCTCAAGCATTGGGAGAGAGTTGGGCTTACACGGCAGCATTGTTAGGTGCGCTGGGTTCTTTCTTTTCAGGCTCGGCGACGGTGTCCAATCTCACTTTTGGTGGCATCCAATTGGGCATTGCGGAATCGGTAGGCTTACCTGTGAGTTTGGTTTTAGCATTGCAGTCAGCCGGTGCGGCTATGGGCAATATGGTTTGCATTAATAATATTATTGCGGTCTCCACTATTGCCGGCATCCGTAATAAAGAGGGAGTTATCATTAAGCGTACATTATGGCCAATGTTGGCTTATGCTTTGGTTGCAGGTTTGTATTCGTATGCTTATTTATGGCTGTATTAG
- the xylA gene encoding xylose isomerase, which translates to MNEFFPTIQPIQYQGPESTNPFAFKHYQADKLIMGKTMAEHLRMAACYWHNFCWQGSDVFGAGTFQRPWFSADSEMQAAKLKADAAFEFFTKLGISYYSFHDVDIAPEGKNIREYIENFSEMVDVLEAKQATTGMKLLWGTANAFSNPRFMSGAASNPNPEVFAYAATQVCHAMQATHRLKGENYVLWGGREGYETLLNTDLKRERNQLGRFMQMVVEHKHNIGFQGTLLIEPKPAEPTKHQYDYDTATVFGFLKEFGLENDIKVNIEANHATLAGHSFHHEIATACSLGILGSIDANQGDPQLGWDTDQFPTSVEEYTLATYEILKSGGFQTGGYMFDTKLRRQSIDLEDLFHGHIGAMDTLALSLEKAAAMLEEQKLNALVEKRYEKWQDTLGQSILNGNMTLSQVAEHVEKHNLNPSPESGRQEMLENLVNAYIRR; encoded by the coding sequence ATGAACGAGTTTTTTCCGACTATTCAACCAATACAATACCAAGGCCCTGAATCGACCAATCCATTTGCCTTTAAACACTATCAAGCCGATAAGTTAATCATGGGGAAAACCATGGCGGAGCACTTGAGAATGGCCGCTTGTTATTGGCACAACTTCTGTTGGCAAGGGAGTGATGTGTTTGGAGCCGGTACGTTTCAACGTCCTTGGTTTAGCGCCGACTCTGAAATGCAGGCCGCCAAGTTAAAAGCCGATGCCGCCTTTGAGTTTTTTACCAAATTAGGCATTTCATATTACAGTTTCCACGATGTCGACATTGCTCCTGAAGGTAAGAACATTCGCGAATACATTGAGAATTTTTCAGAGATGGTCGATGTTTTAGAAGCCAAACAAGCGACCACAGGTATGAAATTACTGTGGGGCACAGCGAACGCGTTTTCTAATCCAAGGTTCATGTCGGGGGCAGCCTCTAATCCAAACCCAGAGGTGTTCGCCTATGCCGCCACTCAAGTGTGTCACGCTATGCAAGCCACACACAGATTGAAAGGCGAAAACTATGTTCTTTGGGGTGGTCGAGAAGGTTATGAAACCTTACTCAACACTGACCTAAAGCGTGAACGCAATCAGCTAGGTCGTTTTATGCAAATGGTGGTCGAGCATAAACACAATATTGGTTTTCAAGGCACCTTATTAATCGAGCCCAAACCTGCTGAGCCAACCAAACACCAATACGATTATGACACCGCCACGGTATTTGGTTTCTTAAAAGAGTTTGGTTTAGAAAATGACATTAAGGTAAACATTGAAGCCAACCACGCCACTTTGGCTGGTCATAGCTTTCACCATGAAATCGCTACCGCTTGCTCATTGGGTATTTTAGGCTCGATTGATGCCAACCAGGGCGATCCTCAATTAGGCTGGGATACCGACCAATTTCCAACCAGTGTGGAAGAATATACGCTCGCCACTTATGAAATCCTAAAATCAGGCGGTTTCCAAACGGGCGGCTATATGTTTGATACCAAGTTACGACGTCAATCCATCGATCTGGAAGACCTATTTCACGGTCATATCGGTGCAATGGACACCCTTGCTCTGTCCTTAGAAAAAGCCGCTGCTATGCTGGAAGAACAAAAGCTCAATGCCTTAGTGGAAAAGCGCTATGAAAAATGGCAAGACACATTGGGACAAAGCATTCTTAATGGCAACATGACATTAAGCCAAGTTGCCGAGCATGTCGAAAAGCATAATCTTAACCCCAGTCCAGAATCAGGCCGACAAGAAATGCTGGAAAATCTGGTGAATGCCTACATTCGTCGCTAG
- a CDS encoding MATE family efflux transporter has protein sequence MNFVSKSNLIKNVSLAWPLALNAILVQSMVLVDLMLIANLGEVSVAALGLASAILAFFVGTQYALANGTQLILARAVGANDPRAMASSLVIGWLINGGLTLITSVVLLFSLDGLLNWLVDDPLVAEQACRYLQVSACMLLVSSLAQVMIAFFNGSGQTRVPLYGYLIEIPVNILISLVLIYGYLGFPELGLRGAAIGSLVAVSIRFGYLVWQLRRQGNLPIMASRKALNVSVVVAHFHEISPIAANFITLASGVMLHQMLFAQLDVYSFAAITLVMPWMQMGAQFVTSWALATSINISQFRGRHQTHLIADFVEQAVRIILLLGVALCLVFVAFGELLPIIYPRLDEQTQQALAVIAPIYILIPLVRTYNGLCGHSLRALGQSVKVLQIHFVTQWIIGIPYLALVVYFQGPLWAVFGSILLEECLKVHSFRKHLKRELALLTPLDSENNKEGEDSVSS, from the coding sequence TTGAACTTCGTATCAAAAAGCAACCTCATTAAGAATGTCTCTTTAGCTTGGCCACTCGCACTGAACGCCATTTTGGTACAATCCATGGTGCTGGTGGATTTAATGTTAATTGCCAATTTAGGAGAAGTCTCGGTTGCAGCCTTAGGTCTGGCTTCGGCCATTCTGGCGTTCTTTGTTGGGACACAATACGCCTTGGCTAATGGCACTCAATTAATACTGGCCAGAGCGGTTGGCGCTAATGACCCTAGAGCAATGGCCAGCAGTTTGGTGATTGGTTGGTTGATCAATGGCGGTTTAACATTGATAACCAGTGTTGTTCTATTGTTCAGTTTAGACGGACTGTTGAATTGGCTGGTTGATGATCCTTTGGTGGCGGAACAGGCGTGCCGTTATCTGCAGGTCAGTGCTTGTATGTTGCTGGTTTCCTCTTTAGCGCAAGTTATGATTGCCTTTTTTAATGGTTCGGGCCAGACCCGTGTGCCTTTATATGGCTACTTAATCGAAATACCAGTTAATATTTTGATCAGTCTTGTATTGATTTATGGTTATTTGGGTTTCCCTGAGCTTGGCTTAAGAGGGGCTGCAATCGGCAGTTTGGTGGCGGTGAGCATCCGTTTTGGCTATTTAGTATGGCAACTTCGGCGACAGGGAAATTTGCCGATCATGGCTTCGAGAAAGGCCTTGAATGTGTCAGTAGTCGTGGCACATTTTCATGAGATTTCTCCGATAGCGGCCAATTTCATTACGCTGGCTTCTGGGGTGATGTTGCATCAAATGTTGTTTGCTCAGCTGGATGTGTATTCCTTTGCCGCCATTACTCTGGTTATGCCTTGGATGCAAATGGGAGCTCAATTTGTTACCTCTTGGGCGTTAGCGACTTCCATTAACATCAGTCAATTTAGAGGTCGTCATCAGACGCACTTAATCGCTGACTTTGTGGAGCAGGCGGTGCGCATTATATTGTTGCTCGGAGTGGCATTGTGTTTAGTGTTCGTAGCATTTGGCGAATTATTACCCATTATTTATCCGCGGCTAGATGAGCAAACACAGCAAGCATTAGCCGTGATTGCGCCAATTTATATATTGATTCCGTTAGTACGAACCTACAATGGTTTATGTGGGCATTCTTTAAGAGCTTTGGGGCAGAGTGTTAAAGTATTGCAAATCCATTTCGTGACTCAATGGATTATTGGTATACCTTACCTTGCTTTGGTTGTGTATTTTCAAGGACCTTTGTGGGCCGTGTTTGGTTCCATCCTACTGGAGGAATGTTTGAAGGTGCATTCTTTCCGAAAACATTTGAAACGGGAGCTTGCTCTACTAACGCCTCTGGATTCTGAAAATAACAAGGAAGGGGAAGACAGCGTCTCATCATAA
- a CDS encoding Bug family tripartite tricarboxylate transporter substrate binding protein, translated as MKKLSTLLGASLLSFSCLVAAPIQAEETQVPSTVNWTIPFGVGGGTDVWARFIAPHLTKNLDGNPTVVIKNQPGGGSITGTNLFYKRAKDNGQDILGTSASTLFPFMLGDKRVRYNFDKWIPLMASPTGGVVYVQPNLGVSSAADINKLDGVTLPFGSQGPTRLELPVLIAFQMLGLDVKPVFGMKSRGAGRLAFERGEAKIDFQTSSAYLNSVVDLVKNDKAVPLFSLGVLNKEGKVVRDPAFPELPTFQEVYFQKFGKEPSGEAYDAYSKFLAAGFAFQKVIFIPADAPTDVIAAYRKGIHAMLKDPTFIKESAVQVGPYTNVEGIHAAQHLSEALNISPDLYKWVAQWLKTKFDYTL; from the coding sequence ATGAAAAAACTTTCTACACTACTAGGTGCTTCTCTACTGTCTTTCAGTTGTTTAGTTGCGGCCCCAATCCAAGCTGAAGAAACACAAGTTCCTTCAACCGTCAATTGGACCATTCCATTTGGTGTCGGTGGTGGTACCGATGTTTGGGCACGCTTCATTGCCCCTCATCTAACCAAAAACTTGGATGGTAACCCTACCGTCGTTATTAAGAACCAACCAGGTGGTGGCTCTATCACAGGCACAAACCTGTTCTATAAACGAGCTAAAGACAACGGTCAAGATATTCTTGGTACGTCGGCTTCGACGTTATTCCCTTTCATGTTAGGCGACAAACGTGTTCGTTATAACTTTGATAAGTGGATTCCTTTAATGGCCAGCCCAACAGGCGGCGTAGTCTATGTTCAGCCAAACTTGGGTGTATCATCCGCTGCTGACATCAACAAATTGGACGGTGTGACTCTGCCATTTGGCTCTCAAGGTCCAACGCGTTTAGAGCTACCAGTGTTGATCGCTTTTCAGATGTTAGGATTAGATGTTAAACCCGTTTTCGGTATGAAAAGCCGTGGTGCTGGTCGTCTAGCGTTTGAACGTGGTGAAGCAAAAATCGACTTCCAAACTTCTTCTGCCTATCTGAACTCTGTCGTTGATTTAGTCAAGAATGATAAAGCTGTGCCTTTATTCTCTCTAGGCGTATTGAACAAAGAAGGTAAGGTTGTTCGTGATCCTGCTTTCCCTGAATTGCCAACATTCCAAGAAGTATACTTCCAGAAATTTGGTAAAGAACCTTCAGGTGAAGCATACGATGCTTACTCTAAGTTCCTTGCCGCAGGTTTTGCTTTCCAAAAGGTTATTTTCATTCCAGCTGACGCCCCAACAGATGTCATTGCAGCTTACCGCAAAGGTATCCACGCTATGCTGAAAGATCCAACCTTTATCAAGGAATCCGCAGTGCAAGTTGGTCCTTACACTAACGTAGAAGGTATCCATGCGGCACAGCACTTAAGCGAAGCGCTTAATATTTCACCTGATCTATATAAATGGGTCGCACAGTGGTTGAAAACAAAATTTGATTACACACTGTAA
- a CDS encoding gamma-glutamylcyclotransferase family protein yields the protein MEKIFVFGTLKEGFPNFKHNHGKRFRAEFVTQKAFPLYLVGERYSPWLILTPGLGHAIKGQVFEVTDRVLQEMDALERVAQADGYHRVTTEVVCQQTGETVRVYVYGKPSLSLPVDHIKMELKGEYSLEHAQLYRSRGE from the coding sequence ATGGAGAAAATATTCGTATTTGGAACATTAAAAGAAGGCTTTCCCAATTTTAAGCACAATCATGGAAAGCGTTTTCGGGCAGAATTTGTTACTCAAAAAGCATTTCCCTTGTATCTTGTGGGTGAACGTTATTCTCCTTGGTTGATTTTAACGCCAGGTTTAGGGCATGCCATTAAAGGGCAAGTGTTTGAAGTGACGGACAGGGTTTTGCAAGAGATGGATGCACTTGAAAGGGTGGCTCAAGCCGATGGCTACCACAGAGTCACAACCGAGGTGGTGTGTCAGCAAACGGGGGAGACAGTAAGGGTTTATGTTTATGGTAAGCCGAGCCTATCTTTACCGGTTGATCATATTAAAATGGAATTAAAAGGTGAATACTCGCTAGAACACGCTCAATTATATCGTTCTCGGGGTGAGTGA
- a CDS encoding sensor domain-containing diguanylate cyclase, which produces MEESAEFMHLVLNSIEEHIAVIDVSGVICFVNQSWLNFGDENQCLSNQNWTEMNYLNICDQASSAGDDFGHQAGAGIRKVISGQINSYSLEYPCHSDEEHRWFIMHVSPFEFNKANYFVITHQDVTERKLAELAVKELVRLDGLTDIYNRRAFDEFLQQEWVLCLTLQQPISLAVIDLDHFKQLNDSYGHLAGDDCLKQIAQRLKKLSDSPRFWCARYGGEEFALIMGNTDVVAAKQVCDEFTEQIHRLNIPNIDSPVKPYITASIGLAEVRPTDQSNAVNLLNQADTLLYTAKEKGRNRIEISCQTPDLEWNQVSVI; this is translated from the coding sequence ATGGAAGAATCCGCTGAGTTTATGCACCTGGTGTTAAATTCAATTGAAGAACATATTGCTGTAATAGATGTCAGTGGTGTCATTTGTTTTGTGAATCAAAGTTGGCTTAATTTTGGTGATGAGAATCAATGTCTTAGCAATCAGAATTGGACAGAAATGAATTATCTGAATATTTGTGATCAAGCGTCTTCTGCCGGTGATGATTTTGGTCATCAAGCGGGTGCTGGTATACGTAAAGTGATTTCAGGCCAGATAAATAGCTATTCGTTAGAATACCCTTGCCATAGTGACGAAGAGCATCGTTGGTTTATCATGCATGTTTCGCCTTTTGAGTTTAATAAAGCAAATTATTTTGTGATTACTCATCAGGATGTAACAGAAAGAAAGCTAGCCGAATTGGCGGTAAAAGAATTGGTTCGTTTGGATGGTCTAACAGACATCTATAACCGTCGAGCATTTGATGAGTTTTTGCAGCAAGAATGGGTGCTGTGTTTAACATTACAGCAACCTATCAGCCTTGCGGTGATTGATCTAGACCATTTCAAACAGCTTAATGACAGTTATGGTCATTTGGCGGGGGATGATTGTTTAAAGCAAATAGCTCAACGTCTCAAAAAGCTTTCGGATTCCCCTCGTTTCTGGTGCGCCCGCTATGGCGGTGAGGAGTTCGCTCTAATTATGGGCAACACAGATGTGGTTGCGGCTAAGCAGGTATGCGATGAATTTACCGAACAAATTCATCGCTTGAACATCCCTAATATAGACTCTCCTGTTAAACCCTATATTACTGCCAGTATTGGTCTCGCTGAGGTGCGGCCAACAGATCAGTCAAATGCAGTGAATCTACTAAATCAAGCGGATACTTTACTTTATACAGCGAAGGAAAAAGGTCGGAATCGGATTGAAATATCATGTCAAACTCCCGATTTAGAATGGAATCAGGTGTCAGTAATATAA